In Pseudonocardia sp. DSM 110487, the sequence CGAGGTTGGCACGCACATCGCTGTGGGCGGGGTCGAGAGCGACCTGCTCGGCCACCTCCGCGGCCTGCGACACCGCGTCGGCGAACGCGGTACGGGCGGCGTCCAGGCGTTGGGCGATGCGCTTGGCCGGCTCCTCGCGCACCCGGAACCGGAACCACGCCGGCTCGATCGAGTCGCCGACGATCGCCAGCCTGCGCACGGCATCGAGCTCGACGTCGAGCCGCTGTGCGATCTCGCCAAGCCACGTGCGCGCGGGCCCGGCCGGCAGCGCGTAGGTGATCCGGCGGAACCGCGCCACCGATCCCGCGCAGTGGCCGACGTACCCGTTCCAGTAGCGGGACAGGCTGGGAGGTGGGGCGGAGCGTCGGCGCACGGTGACAGAGTGCCGCATGGGTATTCGCCCCACCGCGGGGAGTGCTCGGCTGAAACGGACGAACCCCGGAACCTAACCGACGAACGCGCCGTTCGTCGGAACCAGGTGCGCCTCGGGTGTCTGCGCCGTGAGCGTCGACCTCGTGACGGACGCGGCGTGCGGGGTCAGCAACGAGGCCAGGTGCGCGGCGGCGTCCGTGAGCCGCTCGGCCGGGACGTCGGCACTCACGCGCTCCAGCATGAAGACCGCGGCGGCCGTGTCCTCCCGCACCCGCGTGCGGTGGGCGTCGCGGTGGTTCCAATGCCGGGTGAGCACCTCGGTGCCCTGCGCGTAGACGATCTCCCCGGCGGCGGGTGTCTCCAGCTCGTCGGGCTCGCCGAGGGGCGTGAACCCGTCGTCGACCGTGGCGGGCCGGATCTCCACGTGCGCGTCCAGCCGATCGAGGTCGAACGCGCCCGCCGGCACCGCGAACCGCACGGACGTGGCGTTGTAGGCGTCGACCGCGCCGTTGACGCGGGGGAGCCTGCCCTGCCGCACCAGGCGGCGCAGCAGCGCGTCGACGCTGGGACGGGTGCGGCGCGGGTTGGTGCCGAACGCGCGGTAGGCCGCGTGCCACGACGCGATCGCCGGGTCGTCCTCGGACCAGGTGATGGCACCGGCGGCGGCATCCGCCTCGGCGGCGGACAGCGCGGTCTCTGCCTCCGCCCACTGTGGAGCGTTGTCGAGGCCGGTGGCCACGACCAGCTCCACGCGCAGGTCGGGGAACCGGGCCTGGACATCGGTGTGCACGGCGAGGGTGGGCACGTGCCGACGCTACCGGGCCGCGCCTCGCAGCTCGTGGTGGCGGGCCTTGAGACCGGCGTCCTTGTTGAGCGGGTCGTGCGCCTCGTCGGGTTCGACGCTGTGCGCGATCCCGACGTCGTTGAGCACGCGGAACATCTTGACGAGGTGGGCGATGCGGGCCTCCTGTGCATCAACGGGGCGCTGTGCCCCGCTCGCCAGTGCCAGCGTGGCGTCGACGCAGCGCACCTCGCCGTGCAGGTCGGCCTGCTGCAGCACGTCGACCATCCGCCTGCGCAGCTCTGTCGGGGGTAGCCCGATCCACTGTGGGACCGAGCGCGCGTCGAGCGGGAAGAGGCTGCCGCGCTGCTCGAGGTAGATCAGCTCGACGGCGTAGAGGTGTCCGGTGGAGCAGTAGCGGCAGCCGTTGAAGAGCGAGATGAGGGTGCAGGCCAGATGGGTGCGCAGCGGGCCGAGGATGCGCAGCGTGCGTTCGTACCGTGGCATGTTGCGCACGAACCAGCCGAGCGCCGGCCATGCGCCCAGCCGGGCGACGATCGGAGCCATCAGGCGGGGCGGGAATCCCCACAGCTGTTGACCGATCCGCTCCAGCACGCGGACCGCGAATCGATCCGATCCACGCCCGGCCATGGCCCACTCCTGACTCACGGTGACGTGCATGTTACTCGCACGTGCACCTGCACGAGTGGCCTGTTTCGGTCCGTGATGAGCAGAATGCGCTGCGTGAAATGGCGGTAGAACGGTCAGGCCAAATGGCTCACCGCGCGGCGGGCGCCGATCCGGGCGGCGAGGTCGAACGCGTTGCGGATCGAGCCGGTGTTCGCCGCCCTGCGGCCAACGAGGTCGAACGCGGTGCCGTGGGCCGGCGTGCAGATGGGCACGCGCAGCCCGCCCGCCATGGTCACGCCGCCGTCGAAGCCGATCAGCTTCATCGCGATCTGCCCCTGGTCGTGGTACATCGTGAGGATCCCGTCGAACTCCTCCCGGCGCAGGAAGATCGTGTCGGACGGGAACGGGCCTGCCGCGTCCATGCCCTCGGCCTGCAGCTCCGCCACGGCAGGGGCGATGATGTCGATCTCGTGACGGCCGAACCGGCCGCTCTCACCGGCGTGCGGGTTGAGCGCGCAGACGCCGATGCGCGGCGCGGCGATGCCGGAGTCCCGCAGCACGGTGTGCAGCAGCCGTCCGGCGCCGAGCACGTTCTCGCGGGTGATGCCGTCCGCGACCTCGGCGATCGAGACGTGCGATGTGACCCGGGCCGTCCAGATCGTCGGCAGGACGTTGAGCTCGCAGGTGTAGGCCTCCGCCCCGAGGATCGACTCGAACCAGCGCAGCTCGTCCTTCTCCCGCATGCCCGCCAGGTGCAGCGAGGACTTGTTCAGCGGCGCGAACAGGATCGCGTCGACCTCGCCCGCGTCGGCCAGCCCCAGCGCGACCCGCAGGTTGCTCATCGCCCACCGCCCGCCCGCCTCGGTGGCGACCTTCCGTTCGAAGGTGCCGGGGCGCGCCGCCCCGTTGTCGTGCAGGCGGGGCAGGCCCGCCTCGCCGTAGGAGAACTCGACGCCCGCGTCGTCCTGCGCGTCTGCGAGCTCGCGCTCGTCGGAGATCAGCACGATGTCGGCCGTCTCCGTCGTACTGGGGTCGGCGAGCAGTCGGGCGACGAGCTCCGGGCCGATCCCGGCCGGGTCGCCGAGGGTGACGGCGATCCTGGGCTTGTCGGTCATGAGTTCCCTCCGGTCGGAACGGTTTCGCGGGTGCCGCGGCCACGGACGGCCGAGACGATCGGTGGGCCTGCCACCAGCGCCACCGCCGCCAGCAGGACGACGACGGCGGCGGGGCTCGTCAGCACGAGGCTCGCGACACCGTCGTCGCCCGCAAGCGCCGAGGTCTGCACGAGGGCCTTCTCGAACAACGGGCCGATCACGAGCCCGAGCACGAGTGGCGCAACGGGCAGGTTGAGGCGCTTCATCGCATAGCCCACCACACCGAACACGAGCACCACCCAGATGCTGAACATGCTGGTCTTCACCGAGTAGGCGCCGAGCAGGCTCGTGGCGATGATCAGCGGGTATAGGTAGGCGTAGCGCACGCGCAGCAGCTGCGCGAACACCGGCGCGAGCGGCAGGTTCAGCACCAGCAACATCAGGTTGCCGATGAAGAACGACACGAGCAGACCCCACACGAGCTCGGGCTGGTTCTCGAACAGCAGCGGTCCCGGCTGGATGCCGTAGACCAGCAGCGCGCCGAGCAGCACGGCCGTGGTCGCGCCGCCGGGCACGCCGAGCACCAGCGTGGGCACGAAGTTCGCGTTGGACGCGGCGTTGGTGGCCGCGTCCGGGGCGACGACGCCCTCGATCGCGCCCTTGCCCAGCTCCTTGCGGTGCTTCGAGAAGCGCTTCTCGGCGCCGTAGGCCATGAACGACGCAAGGGTGGTGCCCGCGCCGGGCAGGCAGCCCAGCAGGAAACCCACCACGGTGCCGCGGGCCGTCGGGGCGGCGGCGCGCCGCAGGTCGGCACGGGTGAGGAGCAGGTCCTTGAAGCGCGCACGGATCGGGGCGGCCATGCCGTGGTGGAGCTGGTTGAGCAGCTCGCCCAGCGCGAAAAGCCCGATCATCACCTCGACGAAGGGCACGCCGCCGAACAGGTCCACCTCGCCGAACGTGAAACGGGCGACGCCGCTGCCCACGTCCACGCCGATGCAGGCGATCAGGATCCCGCACAGGCCCATCGCCGCGCCGAGCAGCAGGTTCCGGCCGGAGAACACGACGATGGTGCTCAGGCCGAGGATCATGATCGCGAGCATCTCCGGTGGGCCGAAGTCCAGCGCCAGCCGCGCGAAGAACGGCGCGACGGCCACGAGCACCACGAGCGAGGCCATCGCGGCGACGAACGCGCCGAGCGCCGAGATGGCCAGCGCAGGCCCGGCGCGGCCCTTGCGCGCCATCTGGTAGCCGTCCAGCGTGCTGATCACCGACGACGCCTCGCCTGGCGTCGCGATGAGGATCGCGGTGATCGTCGCGCCGAACTGCGCACCGTGGTAGATCCCCGCGAGCATGATCAGGGCGGTGAGCGGCGAGAACGTCAGTGTGACGGGGATGAGGATTGCGACGCCGGTGGCCGAGCCGAGGCCCGGCAGGATGCCGATCACAGTGCCCAGCAGCACTCCGACGAAGCACCAGAGCACGTTCTCCGGCGTGAGCGCCGACTGGAACCCCAGCAGCAAGTTGTCGATCACAGCAGGCTCCAGACGGCCGGGTCGAACACGCCGTACGGGAGCGGCACCCGCAGCAGCACGACGAAGAGCAGGTGGCCGAGCACTCCGACCCCGGCGGCAACGCCCAGCGACCGCGGCAGCGGCTGGCGCTCGACCACGGCGCACAGGAACAGCGTGAGCAGCGCGAGCGTCGGCAGCAGTCCGGTGATCGGGATCAGCAGCGCGGCGGCGAGCATCGCCGCGAGCACGACGACCAGTTTGCGGCGGGTGCGTTCCGGATCGGGCTCCTCGACGCCCTCCACGACGCCGACCACCTCGTCGTCGCGCTCCGCGCCGGAGCGCACCTCCTGCACCACGAGCGCGACGCCCACCAGCACGAGCAGCAGCCCGGCCGTGCGCGGCAGCACGCCGGCGCCGATCGTGCCGTCGTCGCCCGACCAGTCGTAGGCGAACGAGCCGAGGAAGAACGCCGCGCCCACCGCGATGAGCACCACGCGGCTGACGAGCACCTCGCGCCGCGCCCTCACTTCTCGTCCTCCTCGCGGGGGAAGATCTCCTGCATCTCGCGGTCGTAGCCGTCGAGGAAGGCCGCGAACTCGTCGCCGCTGATGTCGGCGGGGATGAGCAGGTCCTTCGCCAGGTAGGACCGGTAGGTCTCCGACCGCATCGCCTCGTGGATGCGGGCGATCCAGTAGTCGCGCTGCACCGGGGCGATCCCGCCCGCGCCCAGCACCCCGCGCCACATGGTGACCTCGGCGTCCAGACCCTGCTCCTTCGCCGTAGGCACGGTGCCCAGCAGCGGGTCGTCGTAGCGCTGTGGGCTCATCGTGCAGAGCGCGACGAAGTCGCCGCTCTCCAGGTACGGCTTGGCCGCGGCCGCGCTCGCCGGTGCGATCGCGATCTGGCCGCCGAGCAGGGCGGTGAGCACCTCGCCGGTCGAGCCGTACGGCACAACGTCGATCGACGCCCCGGCCTGCGTCAGCTCGTGGACCACGAGCGCGTCGGCCCCGGTTTTGCCGCTCGACCCGGACACGACCCGCGTGCCGGCCGCGGCAGCGGCAACGACGTCGGTGCAGGTCCGATAGGGACTGTCGCGCGGTGCGACGACGATCCGCGAGTCCTTCGCGAACATGACGAGCGGCGTGAAGTCGCGGTAGGTGAACGGCACGTCGTAGACCAGCGGCAGCGTGTTGAGCGCCGTCTCGGCGACGAGCAGGGCGTTGCCGTTGCCCTCCTCGGACAGGAACGTGGCCCAGCCGACGGCCCCCGACCCGCCTTCCTTGTTCTCGACGTTGACGTCGAACCCGGCGTCGAGCTCGTTCAGCGCCTGTGCGATCACGCGGGCCGAGCGGTCGCTGCCGCCGCCGGGCGCGAACGCCACCAGCGCGGAGACCGAGCCCCTCGGGCGCCAGTCGTCGGGGACGGGTGGCCGGGCGCCGTAGAGCGCGCACCCGGAGAGCAGGACGGCCGCGGCCGCTGCCGCCAGCAGCCGCCCGAGCCGTCGGGGGTTGGGCGTCGACATCGTCGTCGGCCTTCCGATCAAAGATCCTATTTGATTCTTGGCCGACGGTAGGTCAGTGGCGGGCCGAGGGCAAGCGATCAGTCCAGACCGCGCGACCGGCTCGCGACCCCCGCAAGGTGCGCGCGCATCGCGGCGGCGGGCGCGGCAGGGTCGCCGGACTCGAACGCAGCGAGGACCGCCGCGTGCTCGGCGACGGCCTGGTCGACGTCGTAGATCTCGTGGTCGATCG encodes:
- a CDS encoding B3/4 domain-containing protein, with amino-acid sequence MPTLAVHTDVQARFPDLRVELVVATGLDNAPQWAEAETALSAAEADAAAGAITWSEDDPAIASWHAAYRAFGTNPRRTRPSVDALLRRLVRQGRLPRVNGAVDAYNATSVRFAVPAGAFDLDRLDAHVEIRPATVDDGFTPLGEPDELETPAAGEIVYAQGTEVLTRHWNHRDAHRTRVREDTAAAVFMLERVSADVPAERLTDAAAHLASLLTPHAASVTRSTLTAQTPEAHLVPTNGAFVG
- a CDS encoding 4-hydroxythreonine-4-phosphate dehydrogenase PdxA; its protein translation is MTDKPRIAVTLGDPAGIGPELVARLLADPSTTETADIVLISDERELADAQDDAGVEFSYGEAGLPRLHDNGAARPGTFERKVATEAGGRWAMSNLRVALGLADAGEVDAILFAPLNKSSLHLAGMREKDELRWFESILGAEAYTCELNVLPTIWTARVTSHVSIAEVADGITRENVLGAGRLLHTVLRDSGIAAPRIGVCALNPHAGESGRFGRHEIDIIAPAVAELQAEGMDAAGPFPSDTIFLRREEFDGILTMYHDQGQIAMKLIGFDGGVTMAGGLRVPICTPAHGTAFDLVGRRAANTGSIRNAFDLAARIGARRAVSHLA
- a CDS encoding tripartite tricarboxylate transporter permease yields the protein MIDNLLLGFQSALTPENVLWCFVGVLLGTVIGILPGLGSATGVAILIPVTLTFSPLTALIMLAGIYHGAQFGATITAILIATPGEASSVISTLDGYQMARKGRAGPALAISALGAFVAAMASLVVLVAVAPFFARLALDFGPPEMLAIMILGLSTIVVFSGRNLLLGAAMGLCGILIACIGVDVGSGVARFTFGEVDLFGGVPFVEVMIGLFALGELLNQLHHGMAAPIRARFKDLLLTRADLRRAAAPTARGTVVGFLLGCLPGAGTTLASFMAYGAEKRFSKHRKELGKGAIEGVVAPDAATNAASNANFVPTLVLGVPGGATTAVLLGALLVYGIQPGPLLFENQPELVWGLLVSFFIGNLMLLVLNLPLAPVFAQLLRVRYAYLYPLIIATSLLGAYSVKTSMFSIWVVLVFGVVGYAMKRLNLPVAPLVLGLVIGPLFEKALVQTSALAGDDGVASLVLTSPAAVVVLLAAVALVAGPPIVSAVRGRGTRETVPTGGNS
- a CDS encoding tripartite tricarboxylate transporter TctB family protein gives rise to the protein MRARREVLVSRVVLIAVGAAFFLGSFAYDWSGDDGTIGAGVLPRTAGLLLVLVGVALVVQEVRSGAERDDEVVGVVEGVEEPDPERTRRKLVVVLAAMLAAALLIPITGLLPTLALLTLFLCAVVERQPLPRSLGVAAGVGVLGHLLFVVLLRVPLPYGVFDPAVWSLL
- a CDS encoding tripartite tricarboxylate transporter substrate binding protein codes for the protein MSTPNPRRLGRLLAAAAAAVLLSGCALYGARPPVPDDWRPRGSVSALVAFAPGGGSDRSARVIAQALNELDAGFDVNVENKEGGSGAVGWATFLSEEGNGNALLVAETALNTLPLVYDVPFTYRDFTPLVMFAKDSRIVVAPRDSPYRTCTDVVAAAAAGTRVVSGSSGKTGADALVVHELTQAGASIDVVPYGSTGEVLTALLGGQIAIAPASAAAAKPYLESGDFVALCTMSPQRYDDPLLGTVPTAKEQGLDAEVTMWRGVLGAGGIAPVQRDYWIARIHEAMRSETYRSYLAKDLLIPADISGDEFAAFLDGYDREMQEIFPREEDEK